Proteins encoded in a region of the Acidobacteriota bacterium genome:
- a CDS encoding DUF86 domain-containing protein, with amino-acid sequence MVDAAVLAWKVAAIRDAVGRIREVLPETPQAFLADRTAREVVTFNLFLALQDTIALATHWLADEGVAVPDTYGDIFSTLAGRGVIDTALGDRLRAAAGLRNLVAHQYGVLDFTRVHAVARAELDDLLTFCDELATRVRF; translated from the coding sequence GTGGTTGACGCAGCCGTACTCGCGTGGAAGGTGGCGGCCATTCGCGATGCCGTCGGCCGCATCCGCGAGGTGTTGCCCGAGACGCCGCAGGCCTTTCTTGCCGACCGCACCGCACGCGAAGTCGTCACGTTCAACCTGTTCTTGGCCCTTCAGGACACCATCGCGTTGGCGACGCATTGGCTGGCTGACGAGGGAGTGGCGGTGCCTGACACCTACGGCGACATCTTTTCGACTCTGGCGGGGCGCGGCGTCATCGATACCGCGCTGGGTGATCGGTTGCGCGCCGCCGCAGGCCTGCGCAATCTCGTCGCGCACCAGTACGGCGTGTTGGACTTTACACGTGTCCATGCGGTGGCCCGGGCCGAACTCGACGACCTGCTGACGTTCTGCGACGAATTGGCCACACGCGTGCGCTTCTGA
- the thiC gene encoding phosphomethylpyrimidine synthase ThiC: MSRTTYEPLTEEDFDRAFPGSRKVYVPGPGGVRVPMREIGLAAGEPPLRVYDSSGPRGFDAHVGLPALRRDWIVSRGDVAETGRGRILKARDGKGVSQLHYARRGEVTPEMEFIALREGLPAEFVRAEVARGRAIIPANINHPELEPMIIGRNFLVKINANIGNSAVSSSIVEEVDKLRWSTLWGADTVMDLSTGKNIHETREWIMRNSPVPIGTVPLYQALEKVGGRPEDLSWEVYRDTLIEQAEQGVDYFTVHAGVLLRYIPMTARRLTGIVSRGGSIIAKWCLAHHQESFLYTHFREICEIMQAYDVSFSLGDGLRPGSIADANDEAQFAELKTQGELTKIAWEYDVQVMNEGPGHVPMHLIRENMEKQLEWCDEAPFYTLGPLTTDIAPGYDHITSAIGAAMIGWYGTAMLCYVTPKEHLGLPNRDDVKAGVITYKIAAHAADLAKGHPGAQVWDDALSKARFEFRWEDQFNLALDPVTARAFHDETLPSDGAKVAHFCSMCGPKFCSMEITQQIRDFADAQAVDVEEARTLGLAGKAEEYLRQVAKADSTRGMKG; this comes from the coding sequence ATGAGTCGCACCACGTACGAGCCCCTGACCGAAGAAGATTTCGACCGCGCTTTTCCCGGTTCGCGCAAAGTGTATGTGCCCGGGCCCGGAGGCGTGCGTGTGCCTATGCGCGAGATTGGCCTGGCCGCCGGTGAACCGCCGCTGCGCGTGTACGACTCGAGTGGGCCGAGAGGGTTCGACGCGCATGTCGGGCTCCCGGCGCTGCGCCGCGACTGGATCGTGTCGAGGGGCGACGTGGCCGAGACCGGCCGCGGACGGATTCTGAAGGCGCGCGACGGCAAGGGCGTGTCGCAACTCCACTATGCCCGGCGCGGCGAGGTCACGCCGGAAATGGAGTTCATCGCGCTGCGCGAAGGCCTGCCCGCAGAGTTTGTGCGCGCCGAGGTGGCGCGCGGGCGCGCCATCATTCCGGCAAACATCAACCATCCGGAACTGGAGCCCATGATCATCGGGCGCAACTTCCTGGTGAAGATCAACGCCAACATCGGTAACTCCGCCGTCTCATCGTCCATCGTTGAAGAGGTGGACAAGCTTCGGTGGTCCACGCTCTGGGGCGCCGATACCGTCATGGACTTGTCCACGGGCAAGAACATTCACGAGACGCGCGAGTGGATCATGCGCAACTCGCCCGTGCCGATTGGCACGGTGCCGCTGTATCAGGCGCTCGAGAAGGTCGGCGGCCGCCCCGAAGACCTGAGCTGGGAGGTGTATCGCGACACCCTCATCGAGCAGGCCGAACAGGGCGTGGACTACTTCACGGTCCACGCGGGTGTGTTGCTGCGCTACATCCCGATGACGGCGCGCCGGCTGACCGGTATCGTCTCCCGTGGCGGATCGATCATCGCCAAATGGTGCCTGGCGCACCATCAGGAGAGTTTCCTGTACACGCACTTTCGTGAAATCTGCGAAATCATGCAGGCCTACGACGTGTCGTTTTCCCTCGGTGATGGCCTGCGCCCGGGCTCGATTGCCGACGCCAATGACGAGGCGCAGTTCGCGGAACTCAAAACCCAGGGCGAACTGACGAAGATCGCCTGGGAGTACGACGTGCAGGTGATGAACGAGGGCCCCGGCCACGTGCCGATGCACCTGATCCGCGAAAACATGGAGAAGCAGCTGGAGTGGTGCGACGAGGCGCCGTTCTACACGCTGGGGCCGCTGACCACCGACATCGCGCCCGGCTACGACCACATCACGTCGGCCATTGGCGCCGCGATGATCGGCTGGTACGGCACGGCGATGCTCTGCTACGTGACGCCCAAGGAGCACCTGGGCCTGCCGAATCGCGATGATGTGAAGGCCGGCGTCATCACGTACAAGATTGCCGCCCACGCCGCCGACCTCGCTAAAGGCCACCCCGGCGCGCAGGTGTGGGACGATGCGTTGTCAAAGGCGCGGTTTGAATTCCGGTGGGAAGACCAGTTCAACCTTGCCCTCGATCCGGTGACCGCTCGCGCGTTTCACGACGAAACGCTGCCGTCCGATGGCGCGAAAGTGGCGCACTTCTGTTCGATGTGCGGACCGAAGTTCTGCAGCATGGAGATCACGCAGCAGATTCGCGACTTCGCTGACGCGCAGGCGGTGGACGTGGAAGAGGCGCGGACGCTGGGCCTCGCGGGCAAGGCCGAGGAGTATTTGCGCCAGGTCGCCAAGGCGGATTCGACACGAGGCATGAAGGGCTGA
- a CDS encoding class I SAM-dependent rRNA methyltransferase has product MRIASEYSRKGLQSSVLPIAVISVRGVERWRAGHPWIYRSDVMTAEAEPGDLVEVRTERGRPLGLAFFSSTSQITLRMLGEGPRDERVLFGDRLRAALAYRDALSPDGNAYRLVSAEADGLPALIVDRYGDYLVVQTLCQAIDRRLNLIVELLSEALKPKGILARNDAKIRRLEDLPEVVEVVAGEVPDLIDIREGDITHRVDVRHGQKTGLFLDQRENHLAAGQYARGRALDAFSYNGGFALQMARRCESVLSIDGSELAVAAVADNARRNGLTNIEARLANVFDELRELEIAKERFDTIVLDPPAFAKNKATLAKALGGYKEINLRALKLLKPGGILITCSCSYHVGEALFEDMLLHAAIDAHASVALVEKRLQARDHPVLLGVPETAYLKCFVVRKL; this is encoded by the coding sequence ATGCGCATCGCTTCTGAGTATAGTCGGAAGGGTCTACAATCGAGTGTGCTTCCCATTGCAGTGATCTCCGTCCGGGGTGTGGAACGTTGGCGTGCAGGGCATCCCTGGATCTATCGCTCGGACGTGATGACGGCTGAGGCCGAGCCCGGTGATCTCGTGGAGGTCCGCACCGAACGTGGCCGGCCCCTGGGACTCGCGTTTTTCAGCAGCACGTCCCAAATCACGCTGCGGATGCTGGGGGAAGGGCCGCGCGACGAGCGCGTGCTGTTTGGTGACCGGTTGCGGGCGGCGCTGGCGTATCGAGACGCGCTCTCGCCCGACGGGAACGCCTACCGGTTGGTCAGCGCGGAAGCCGATGGCCTGCCCGCGCTCATCGTTGATCGCTATGGCGACTATCTGGTGGTGCAGACGCTTTGCCAGGCCATCGACCGGCGACTGAACCTGATCGTGGAGCTGCTGAGCGAGGCCCTGAAGCCCAAAGGCATCCTGGCCCGCAATGACGCCAAGATCAGGCGCCTCGAGGACTTGCCCGAGGTGGTGGAGGTGGTGGCCGGCGAGGTGCCGGACCTCATCGACATCCGCGAGGGCGACATTACGCATCGAGTGGACGTGCGGCACGGACAGAAGACCGGGCTGTTCCTCGACCAGCGCGAAAACCACCTGGCGGCCGGCCAGTACGCCCGCGGACGCGCGCTCGACGCGTTTTCCTACAACGGCGGATTCGCACTGCAGATGGCGCGCCGGTGCGAGTCGGTGCTGTCGATCGACGGATCGGAGCTGGCCGTGGCGGCGGTGGCCGACAATGCGCGCCGAAACGGCCTGACCAACATCGAGGCCCGGCTCGCCAATGTGTTCGACGAACTCCGGGAACTGGAAATCGCCAAGGAGCGTTTCGACACGATCGTGCTGGATCCGCCGGCGTTTGCCAAGAACAAGGCCACGCTGGCGAAGGCGCTCGGTGGGTATAAAGAGATCAACCTGCGGGCGCTGAAACTGCTCAAGCCCGGTGGAATCCTGATCACCTGCAGCTGTTCCTATCATGTGGGCGAGGCGCTGTTTGAGGACATGCTGCTGCACGCGGCGATCGATGCCCATGCGTCGGTGGCGCTGGTCGAGAAGCGCCTGCAGGCCCGCGATCACCCCGTGTTGCTGGGTGTGCCGGAGACGGCCTATTTGAAGTGTTTCGTCGTCCGGAAGCTCTAG
- a CDS encoding sigma-70 family RNA polymerase sigma factor, producing the protein MGGDVTELLQRWAEGDEEAFRSLTPLVYDEMRKLASAQLKDERTNHTLEPTGLVHEAYMRLVHRQTGNWRSRAQFYSVASLVIRRILVEHARARLRLKRGGGTISIFLDATVDWPIERSVQLTNLDDALDALAKLDESQSRIVELRFFTGLSIEETATVLELSPATVKRRWASARAWLLLELGAPPVSTDAAGDAPAEPTSA; encoded by the coding sequence GTGGGCGGCGATGTCACCGAATTGCTACAGCGTTGGGCCGAAGGCGACGAAGAGGCCTTCCGCTCGCTGACCCCGCTCGTCTACGACGAAATGCGCAAGCTCGCCTCGGCGCAACTGAAAGACGAACGCACGAACCACACCCTGGAACCCACAGGGCTGGTGCACGAGGCGTACATGCGTCTGGTCCATCGCCAGACCGGAAACTGGAGGAGCCGGGCGCAATTCTACTCCGTCGCGAGCCTGGTGATTCGCCGGATTCTTGTGGAACACGCCCGCGCCCGCCTTCGGCTGAAACGCGGTGGCGGCACCATCAGCATCTTTCTTGATGCCACAGTGGACTGGCCCATCGAGCGATCGGTGCAACTGACAAATCTCGACGATGCGCTGGACGCGCTCGCGAAGCTGGATGAGTCGCAAAGCCGCATTGTGGAACTGCGGTTTTTCACTGGACTCTCCATCGAAGAAACCGCAACCGTGCTGGAACTCTCACCGGCCACGGTCAAGCGGCGCTGGGCGTCGGCGCGCGCCTGGCTCCTGCTCGAACTCGGCGCACCACCTGTGAGCACTGACGCTGCCGGGGACGCGCCGGCGGAGCCCACCAGCGCATGA
- the rpiB gene encoding ribose 5-phosphate isomerase B yields MRIAIGADHAGVTLKDELALLLEARGLAYTDFGTHGPESVDYPDIAADVSRAVASGAYDRGVLVCGSGIGMAIAANKIAGIRAASVTDLEAARLSRSHNDANVLTLGARLTPLALAQQIVTTFLETPFEGGRHERRVNKLTQLDGAAPKRNHLD; encoded by the coding sequence ATGCGCATCGCGATTGGCGCCGATCATGCGGGAGTCACGCTCAAGGACGAACTGGCCCTCCTGCTTGAGGCTCGAGGACTGGCGTACACCGACTTCGGCACACACGGCCCCGAATCAGTGGACTATCCCGACATTGCCGCCGACGTGTCGCGTGCCGTGGCGTCGGGCGCGTACGACCGCGGCGTGCTCGTGTGCGGCTCGGGTATCGGCATGGCGATCGCCGCCAACAAGATCGCGGGCATCCGCGCCGCATCCGTCACCGACCTCGAAGCCGCCAGACTCAGCCGCAGCCACAACGACGCCAACGTGCTCACGCTCGGCGCCAGGCTGACGCCGTTGGCACTGGCCCAGCAGATCGTGACAACCTTTCTCGAGACTCCATTCGAAGGCGGCCGGCACGAGCGCCGCGTCAACAAACTGACCCAACTGGATGGCGCCGCGCCAAAAAGAAACCACCTGGATTGA
- a CDS encoding PD40 domain-containing protein — MTPERWRRIRDVLEPALELDPAEASAWLDAHCEAELRAEVEALVAAGQTESSFIDRPVPLAEAILPPGATIGPYVVESAIGAGGMGVVYRARDSRLGRTVAIKLLPFGARTTAALAEARAVSSLNHPNIVTLHDVIEHDGATALVMECVEGRTLQELIGALENQGALRTDALSYARQIASALAASHAAGVLHRDLKPSNVMVRPDGTVKVLDFGIAQSIDAAAMAEGPAGTAAYMSPEQAAGRPLDARSDVYAFGVVFREMFTGRDPAGASRIPARWRRVIDRCVAADPAARFQSMEQVGAVLDRPALFARPAWWAAAALIVAVAALLMALRSKPVTPDSGGFVAHRVTGAAASAAFPAMSPDGTRLAYSVTSQGTSRLFVHGRTDMTPLDLRQEGRQPTWSPDGREIAFRSDRDGGGLFVINLSSSDVRQVARHGHLPAWSPDGSQLAYSTSEFTRVEERPTTNSQLRVVHLVTGADEPVPVEGPMLDAIQPAWSPDGARLAFWSVDDGGRRRVWTVASNGGRPVAVTDGASTEWNPVWSPDGWLCWASDRSGVMNAWRARVDPNSGRVLGAAEAMDLPATYAGSFTFSRDGAIAYATRQPTSSIWRVSLNPLGAPQRITPPALRVRYPSVSPDGLWIVAFEQERSENLVVFRTDGSDLRKLTTGDVRDRGPSWSPDGQRIAFGSNRGGDYQLWTVRPDGRDVQLFVSHPTGAFSPVWSPDGTHLAWFTRGFAPFVSTGGNQRAIPPPSQGEGFRPADWAGDLIVGLVRSSDGGRVGTAVYSLTSGTYQRLSHPCDWVRFVPHTRTLICGEARRLSRVDLATGLRSDLLTLPEDLSDQFAVSPDGKALYLSLAETETEIWTAVRR; from the coding sequence ATGACGCCTGAGCGCTGGCGGCGCATTCGCGACGTGCTGGAACCCGCGCTCGAACTCGACCCTGCGGAAGCGTCGGCGTGGCTCGACGCACACTGCGAGGCCGAACTGCGCGCAGAGGTGGAGGCGCTCGTGGCCGCCGGCCAGACCGAATCATCGTTCATTGATCGCCCTGTGCCGCTGGCCGAAGCGATCCTGCCGCCCGGCGCCACGATTGGTCCGTACGTGGTGGAGAGCGCGATCGGCGCCGGCGGCATGGGCGTGGTCTATCGCGCCCGCGATTCGCGGCTGGGTCGCACAGTGGCCATCAAACTGCTGCCCTTCGGCGCGCGCACCACGGCGGCATTGGCCGAAGCCCGCGCCGTCTCCTCGCTCAACCACCCCAACATCGTCACGCTGCATGACGTGATCGAACATGACGGCGCGACGGCGCTGGTCATGGAGTGCGTGGAGGGGCGCACGCTGCAGGAGTTGATCGGCGCCCTTGAAAACCAGGGCGCCCTACGTACGGACGCGCTTTCGTACGCGAGGCAGATTGCGAGTGCGCTGGCCGCGTCGCACGCGGCGGGTGTGTTGCATCGCGACCTGAAGCCGTCGAATGTGATGGTGCGGCCCGACGGCACGGTCAAGGTGCTGGACTTCGGCATCGCGCAGTCGATTGACGCTGCCGCGATGGCGGAAGGGCCCGCGGGCACAGCCGCGTACATGTCGCCCGAGCAGGCGGCGGGCCGTCCGCTTGATGCGCGGTCGGACGTCTATGCGTTCGGCGTGGTATTTCGTGAGATGTTCACGGGCCGCGATCCGGCGGGCGCTTCGCGCATCCCGGCGCGATGGCGGCGCGTCATCGATCGGTGCGTGGCCGCTGATCCGGCCGCGCGCTTTCAGTCGATGGAACAGGTGGGCGCAGTGCTCGACCGGCCGGCCCTGTTCGCGCGTCCGGCATGGTGGGCCGCTGCGGCCTTGATTGTGGCGGTCGCCGCGCTCCTGATGGCACTGCGGTCCAAACCCGTCACGCCTGACTCCGGCGGCTTCGTCGCCCACCGGGTGACCGGCGCCGCCGCCTCGGCCGCCTTCCCCGCCATGTCACCAGACGGAACTCGACTGGCCTATTCGGTGACGAGCCAGGGAACGTCGCGCCTGTTCGTGCACGGCCGCACCGACATGACGCCGCTCGACCTGCGTCAGGAGGGTCGCCAGCCGACGTGGTCACCAGACGGCCGTGAGATTGCCTTCCGATCGGATCGGGATGGGGGCGGGCTGTTCGTGATCAACCTCAGCTCGTCCGACGTGCGGCAGGTCGCGCGTCACGGCCACCTGCCGGCGTGGTCGCCGGATGGCTCGCAACTCGCGTATTCCACCAGCGAGTTCACCCGGGTCGAGGAGCGGCCGACCACCAACAGCCAACTGCGGGTGGTGCATCTGGTCACCGGCGCAGACGAGCCCGTGCCCGTCGAAGGCCCCATGCTCGACGCCATCCAGCCCGCATGGTCACCTGATGGCGCACGCCTCGCGTTCTGGTCTGTGGACGACGGTGGCCGCCGGCGCGTGTGGACGGTGGCGTCAAACGGTGGACGCCCTGTGGCCGTCACTGACGGCGCGTCGACGGAGTGGAATCCTGTGTGGTCGCCGGACGGCTGGCTGTGCTGGGCGTCGGACCGGAGCGGCGTGATGAACGCCTGGCGCGCGCGCGTCGATCCGAACTCGGGACGGGTTCTTGGCGCAGCCGAAGCGATGGACCTGCCAGCCACCTACGCCGGGTCGTTCACGTTTTCGCGCGACGGCGCCATTGCCTACGCCACACGCCAGCCCACCTCGTCGATCTGGCGGGTGAGTCTCAATCCTCTCGGCGCACCTCAGCGCATCACACCGCCTGCCCTCCGGGTGCGCTATCCGTCGGTGTCACCAGATGGCCTGTGGATCGTGGCGTTCGAGCAGGAGCGCTCCGAAAACCTCGTCGTCTTCCGCACCGACGGATCGGATCTGCGGAAGCTGACGACGGGCGATGTGCGTGATCGCGGGCCGAGTTGGTCTCCCGATGGGCAGCGCATTGCGTTTGGCTCCAACCGGGGAGGCGACTATCAATTGTGGACTGTGCGGCCCGATGGCCGGGACGTCCAGTTGTTTGTCTCGCATCCCACCGGCGCGTTCTCGCCGGTATGGTCTCCCGACGGCACACACCTGGCGTGGTTCACGCGCGGCTTCGCGCCGTTCGTCTCAACCGGCGGCAACCAACGGGCGATTCCTCCCCCGTCGCAGGGCGAGGGATTCCGTCCCGCCGACTGGGCGGGCGATCTGATCGTGGGGCTCGTGCGCAGTTCCGACGGCGGACGGGTGGGGACGGCGGTGTATTCGTTGACGTCGGGCACCTACCAGCGGCTTTCACACCCCTGTGACTGGGTGCGGTTCGTGCCCCATACCCGCACGCTCATCTGTGGCGAGGCCCGGCGGCTTTCCCGCGTGGACCTTGCGACGGGCCTGCGCAGTGACCTGCTTACACTCCCCGAAGACCTGTCCGACCAGTTCGCCGTCAGCCCCGACGGCAAGGCGCTCTATCTTTCGCTCGCCGAGACCGAAACAGAGATCTGGACTGCCGTGCGGAGGTGA
- a CDS encoding serine/threonine-protein kinase — MAKLGEGGMGEVYRARDTKLNRDVAIKVLPEAFAADPDRLARFTREAQVLASLNHPNIAAIYGIEETTSEVGRGVSGAGPTSEVVSRALVMELVEGRDLSEIIAAGGIPLTDAIAIARQIADALEAAHEQGIVHRDLKPQNIKVREDGTVKVLDFGLARTLDPGPGTLDPSHSPTMTARATQMGMIIGTAAYMAPEQAKGKPVDKRADIWAYGVVLYEMLTGRRCFDGEDISTTLAAVLMREPDFTALPANTPPAVASRVRRCLERDPKQRLRDIGEARLLLSNPQTMSGSPQPGAAGAAAAPDRSRISARVAWAVAAVSVVAAGALGVSLYRSGSGSNTDSLAPIRFTVSPPAGGRLASAGGTDAAPMLSPDGRMLVYGVATGTDGLDVNAIGDNAVRTLWLRRLDTLESKPLEGTLGASWPFWSPDSQSIAFIYQDELRAVASDGGAIRTIAKVGTGGHRGTWNQHGDIVIGLNGPNGRRLMRLSANGGEPTVVREPDPSRGEYSLGLPDFLPDGRHFLYGLRTNASLATRLMVASLDGGEPVYLRDVDSHATYANDYLLFAIDGHLEAQAFDLERPAMIGSSRIVANDFARSSIQRPPSLFSASQTGLVEYQAISMQPSQLVLVDRRGVVTRSVVDDGQTYVNPVFSPDGRSIAVDRFERTKGDTGIWVYDLERRAAAPLAPSVPTDASSAWSRDSQLIVFGAPAKDGWGLYRQRVNATTPAELLTTLTRSGFPYDVSPDGAQVLFTTSRPGFGSEIDAFDVVRKSTLSVVSTPAPDVHGRYSPDGKWVAYMSQDSGRREVYVQSTLDDKMRRMVSIGGGEMPRWRADGRELFYVAGPTVYVVPITPGPTLRIGTPTALFTNERRGNWAGPGPYSGHFDVAPDGQSFALVLLKDGPGQSPMTVIANWPSLLKKTEKER, encoded by the coding sequence GTGGCTAAACTGGGCGAAGGCGGGATGGGCGAGGTGTATCGCGCGCGCGATACGAAGCTCAATCGCGACGTCGCGATCAAAGTACTGCCGGAGGCGTTCGCGGCCGACCCGGATCGCCTCGCCCGCTTCACGCGCGAAGCGCAGGTGCTGGCGTCGCTGAACCACCCAAACATTGCTGCGATCTATGGGATAGAGGAAACGACCTCAGAGGTCGGTCGCGGGGTGAGTGGTGCCGGACCGACCTCTGAGGTCGTTTCCCGTGCCCTTGTCATGGAACTGGTCGAGGGGCGGGATCTGTCGGAGATCATTGCGGCCGGAGGAATCCCCCTCACCGACGCGATCGCCATCGCGCGACAAATCGCCGACGCGCTCGAAGCCGCGCATGAGCAGGGCATCGTCCATCGCGATCTCAAGCCGCAGAACATCAAGGTCCGCGAAGACGGCACGGTGAAGGTGCTGGACTTTGGGCTCGCCCGAACCCTGGACCCTGGACCCGGGACCCTGGACCCATCCCACTCGCCCACGATGACCGCACGCGCGACCCAGATGGGCATGATCATCGGCACGGCCGCGTACATGGCGCCGGAGCAGGCGAAGGGCAAACCGGTCGATAAGCGCGCGGACATCTGGGCGTACGGCGTCGTGCTCTACGAGATGCTCACAGGCCGCCGCTGTTTCGACGGCGAGGATATTTCAACGACACTGGCCGCCGTGTTGATGCGGGAGCCGGACTTCACGGCGTTGCCCGCGAATACGCCGCCCGCGGTGGCGAGCCGGGTGCGCCGCTGCCTCGAGCGCGATCCGAAACAACGGCTGCGCGACATCGGCGAGGCGCGACTGCTCCTGAGCAATCCACAGACGATGAGTGGATCGCCGCAGCCTGGAGCAGCAGGCGCAGCCGCAGCGCCGGACCGCTCGCGCATCAGCGCGCGTGTGGCCTGGGCCGTCGCGGCGGTGTCGGTCGTCGCTGCCGGGGCGCTCGGCGTGTCGCTCTACCGATCGGGATCCGGTTCCAACACCGACTCACTGGCGCCGATACGCTTCACGGTCTCGCCTCCCGCAGGCGGCCGGCTCGCGTCGGCCGGCGGCACCGACGCGGCACCCATGCTCTCGCCCGACGGCCGGATGCTGGTCTACGGCGTGGCAACCGGAACAGACGGCCTGGACGTGAATGCCATCGGTGACAATGCGGTACGGACGCTCTGGCTTCGGCGGCTGGACACGCTCGAGTCGAAGCCGCTTGAAGGAACCCTCGGCGCCTCGTGGCCATTCTGGTCGCCGGACAGTCAGTCGATCGCGTTCATCTATCAGGATGAGTTGCGAGCCGTCGCGTCTGATGGCGGAGCCATCAGGACGATCGCCAAGGTCGGCACCGGTGGTCACCGAGGCACCTGGAATCAGCACGGGGACATCGTCATTGGACTCAACGGCCCGAATGGCCGCCGCCTCATGCGCCTGTCCGCGAATGGAGGTGAGCCGACGGTGGTCCGTGAGCCCGATCCGTCGCGGGGTGAGTACAGCCTCGGGCTGCCTGATTTCCTGCCAGACGGCCGGCACTTCCTCTACGGTCTCCGCACGAATGCTTCTCTGGCTACGCGGCTGATGGTGGCATCGCTCGATGGCGGCGAGCCGGTCTACCTGCGCGACGTGGATTCCCACGCGACCTATGCCAACGACTACCTGCTGTTTGCGATTGATGGCCACCTCGAGGCGCAGGCGTTTGACCTCGAGCGCCCCGCAATGATTGGCTCCTCCCGTATCGTTGCCAACGATTTCGCGCGCTCGTCGATACAGCGTCCTCCCAGTCTGTTTTCAGCGTCTCAGACCGGCCTTGTCGAGTATCAGGCGATCAGCATGCAGCCCTCTCAACTCGTCCTTGTGGATCGGCGCGGCGTGGTGACCCGGTCGGTTGTTGACGATGGACAGACGTACGTGAATCCGGTGTTCTCACCGGATGGGCGGTCGATCGCCGTCGATCGGTTCGAGCGCACGAAGGGCGACACGGGGATCTGGGTGTACGACCTCGAACGGCGGGCAGCTGCGCCTCTGGCGCCCAGTGTGCCGACCGACGCGTCTTCGGCGTGGTCAAGAGACAGCCAGTTGATCGTCTTTGGCGCTCCGGCCAAAGACGGGTGGGGACTCTATCGACAGCGCGTCAATGCGACGACGCCCGCCGAACTCCTCACCACGCTGACCCGTTCGGGCTTCCCCTACGACGTGTCACCCGACGGCGCGCAGGTGCTGTTCACGACCTCACGGCCTGGCTTCGGCTCGGAGATCGACGCGTTTGATGTCGTTCGCAAAAGCACCCTATCGGTCGTCTCGACCCCGGCGCCTGACGTCCACGGCCGCTACTCGCCCGATGGCAAGTGGGTGGCCTACATGTCGCAGGACTCGGGTCGGCGCGAGGTGTACGTCCAGTCCACTCTTGACGACAAGATGCGCCGGATGGTGTCGATCGGAGGCGGCGAGATGCCGCGCTGGAGGGCCGACGGGCGCGAGTTGTTCTACGTCGCGGGCCCAACCGTCTACGTGGTGCCGATCACACCAGGCCCGACGCTTCGGATCGGGACGCCGACGGCGTTGTTCACCAATGAACGGCGCGGCAACTGGGCGGGGCCCGGCCCATATTCCGGGCACTTCGACGTGGCACCTGATGGGCAGTCGTTCGCGCTCGTGCTTCTCAAAGACGGCCCCGGGCAGTCACCCATGACGGTGATTGCAAACTGGCCGAGTCTACTGAAGAAGACGGAGAAGGAGCGATGA
- a CDS encoding nucleotidyltransferase domain-containing protein, producing MTPSQTKAIASVLDADARIAYGLVFGSTGRGDAHTGSDLDVAIGLAPDAEFDALGLGRLVSDLERASGQTIDLVLLHEASPALAYRVFRDGVVVCVRDRPALVERRVRAILDYLDYRPFESAFVRGVLQARG from the coding sequence ATGACACCCTCGCAAACGAAGGCCATTGCCAGCGTGCTGGATGCCGATGCGCGGATTGCGTACGGCCTCGTGTTTGGGTCGACTGGCCGCGGTGATGCGCATACCGGCAGCGATCTGGATGTGGCGATTGGGCTCGCACCGGACGCGGAATTCGACGCGCTCGGCCTTGGCCGTCTTGTGAGCGACCTCGAACGGGCGTCAGGCCAGACGATTGATCTGGTGCTGCTGCACGAGGCCTCGCCGGCGCTCGCCTACCGTGTGTTCCGGGATGGCGTCGTGGTGTGCGTCCGCGATCGGCCGGCACTGGTCGAACGCCGCGTCCGGGCAATTCTGGATTACCTCGACTATCGTCCGTTCGAGTCCGCCTTTGTGCGGGGAGTGCTGCAGGCTCGTGGTTGA